From the Pectobacterium carotovorum genome, one window contains:
- the ycaO gene encoding 30S ribosomal protein S12 methylthiotransferase accessory factor YcaO: MTQTFIPGKDAALEDSIARFQQQLQDLGFNIEEASWLNPVPNVWSVHIRDRDCPLCFTNGKGASKKAALASALGEYFERLSTNYFFADFYLGKTIANGDFVHYPNEKWFPIPEDDALPEGILDARLHKFYDPEQELSASDLIDLQSGNADRGICALPFTRQSDQQTVYIPMNIIGNLYVSNGMSAGNTANEARVQGLSEVFERSIKNRIIAESISLPEIPQAVLNRYPGVVEAIATLEKEGFPIFSYDASLGGKYPVICVVLFNPANGTCFASFGAHPDFGVALERTVTELLQGRGLKDLDVFTPPTFDDEEVAEHANLETHFIDSSGLISWDMFKKEADYEFADWSFKGSTEEEFATLMAIFKQEDKEVYIADYEHLSVYACRIIVPGMSDIYPADDLLLANNSMGAHLRDTLLALPGSKWEKEDYLALLQQLDDEGLDDFTRVRELLGIATGKDNGWFTLRVGELKAMLALAGGDLDQALSWTEWTQDFNDSVFTAQRSNYYRCLQTLLLLAQEPERDPAEYYDAFTKMYGSETVDAASAAVAGEACFYGLFAVDDTFTTLPAHQSLLAAYEKLQQAKRRYWQAK, encoded by the coding sequence ATGACTCAAACGTTTATCCCAGGCAAAGACGCCGCCCTGGAAGATTCCATCGCCCGTTTTCAACAGCAGCTCCAAGACCTGGGGTTTAACATCGAAGAAGCGTCATGGCTGAACCCGGTGCCAAACGTCTGGTCTGTCCATATTCGAGACCGCGATTGCCCGCTCTGCTTCACTAACGGCAAAGGTGCCAGTAAGAAAGCGGCACTGGCTTCCGCGTTAGGTGAGTATTTCGAGCGTCTGTCCACCAACTATTTCTTCGCTGACTTCTATCTCGGTAAGACGATCGCCAACGGTGATTTCGTTCACTACCCGAATGAAAAATGGTTCCCGATCCCGGAAGATGATGCCTTGCCGGAAGGCATTCTGGATGCCCGCCTGCACAAGTTTTACGATCCCGAGCAGGAACTGAGCGCTAGCGATCTTATCGATCTGCAATCTGGCAATGCCGACAGAGGCATTTGCGCGCTGCCGTTTACCCGCCAGTCCGATCAGCAAACCGTTTATATCCCGATGAATATCATCGGTAACCTGTACGTTTCTAACGGGATGTCCGCCGGGAACACCGCCAACGAAGCCCGCGTTCAGGGGCTGTCTGAAGTGTTCGAGCGCAGCATCAAAAACCGCATCATTGCCGAGTCCATCAGCCTGCCGGAAATCCCGCAAGCGGTACTGAATCGCTACCCTGGCGTGGTCGAAGCGATTGCAACGTTGGAAAAAGAAGGCTTCCCGATTTTCTCTTACGATGCCTCACTAGGCGGGAAATACCCGGTTATCTGCGTAGTCCTATTTAACCCGGCTAACGGCACCTGCTTTGCCTCCTTCGGCGCGCACCCTGATTTCGGCGTAGCGCTGGAGCGTACCGTCACCGAACTGTTGCAAGGTCGCGGTCTGAAAGATCTGGACGTCTTCACTCCACCGACGTTTGATGATGAAGAAGTGGCCGAACACGCCAATCTGGAAACCCACTTTATCGATTCCAGCGGCCTGATCTCCTGGGATATGTTCAAGAAAGAAGCGGATTATGAATTTGCTGACTGGAGCTTTAAAGGGTCGACAGAAGAAGAATTCGCCACGCTGATGGCAATCTTCAAGCAGGAAGATAAAGAAGTTTATATTGCCGACTATGAGCATCTGTCTGTTTATGCCTGCCGCATCATCGTGCCGGGAATGTCAGACATCTACCCTGCTGACGATCTGTTATTGGCCAATAACAGTATGGGCGCTCACCTGCGTGACACGCTGCTGGCGCTGCCTGGTAGCAAATGGGAGAAAGAAGACTATCTGGCTCTGTTACAACAGTTGGATGATGAAGGGCTGGACGACTTCACCCGCGTACGCGAACTGCTCGGCATTGCCACTGGTAAAGATAATGGCTGGTTTACTCTGCGCGTTGGCGAATTGAAAGCGATGCTGGCACTGGCCGGCGGCGATCTGGATCAGGCGCTTAGCTGGACAGAGTGGACGCAGGACTTCAACGACTCTGTCTTTACGGCGCAGCGCAGCAATTATTACCGTTGCCTTCAGACCCTGCTGTTACTGGCTCAAGAGCCTGAGCGCGACCCGGCAGAATACTACGACGCCTTTACCAAAATGTACGGCAGTGAAACGGTCGATGCCGCCAGCGCCGCTGTGGCTGGCGAAGCCTGCTTCTACGGTTTGTTTGCCGTGGATGATACCTTTACCACGTTACCTGCACACCAGTCTCTGTTGGCGGCCTATGAGAAACTGCAACAGGCTAAACGTCGTTACTGGCAGGCAAAATAA